The DNA sequence GCGGCCGCCGCGGCGACCTCGTCGAGCGAGGCGCCGGACTCGGCCGCCACCGCCGCTGCCACGCCGCCCTCCACGAAGGGGACGTCGAGCACGCGGACGCGGGCGCGCTGGTCGTCGTCCAGCATGTCGAGGACGGTCTCGGCGGTGAGCAGGGCGGAGCCGAGGTCGCTGACCACCGCGACACCGGCGCCCGCGTCCGCCTCCGACAGACCGGCCATCACCTTGGCGAAGCTGGTGCCGATGCCCCCGTCATCGGTCCCTCCCGCCGCGACCAGCCGGACCGACGACGCCATCTGGCCCGCGAGGGCGACGATGCCGGCGGCCAGCTGGTCGCTGTGCGAGACGAAGACGATCCCGACCCGCTCGGTCATCCCGCCGCCCCCGCCGCCGCGCGAAGCAGCAAGGCGGTGGACCGGGCGCCCGGGTCGAGGTGGCCGGCGGAACGCTCGCCGAGGTAGCTGGCGCGGCCCTTCCTGGCCACGAGCGGCACGGTGGCCTCGGCGCCGCGATCGGCCGCGTCTGCGGCGGCGGCGAGCACCTCCGCGTCGGCGGCGCCGGCGGACTCCGCCGCCGCCGCCGCCTCGACCGCCGGCGTCCAGGCGTCCACCATCGTCTTGTCGCCCAGTTCCGCCTTGCCGCGGGACACGATGCCGTCGCGTGCAGCCGTGAGCAGCGCCACCAGCGTCGACGCGTCGATCGCGGGGGCGTCGCCGACGGGCTCGGCGGCCTTCAGGAACGCCGTGCCGTAGAGCGGCCCGGAGGCGCCTCCCACGGTCGAGATCAGGGTCATCGCGACCGAACGCAGCACGGCGTTCGGCGTGGAGCCGTCGGGCAGCTTGCCGAGCGCCTCCACGGCGGCACGCAGGCCGCGATCCATGTTCTCGCCGTGGTCGCCGTCGCCGATCTCGCGATCGAGCGTGTTCAGCTCCTGCCGGTGCTCGGCGATGGAGTCCGCTGCCGCGGAGATCCACGACACCACCCAGTTCGTGTCCAGCGTCATCGACGCCTCCTTCCTGTCCTGTGACCGGTCGTTCAGATGCCCCAGCGGAGCGCGGCGGTGTGGACGGGGGCGTCCCACAGCTCCGTCAACTCGTCGTCCAGCTTGAGCAGCGAGATCGACGCCCCCTGCATCTCGAGCGACGTCACGTAGCTGCCCACCAGCGACCGCGACAGCGCGATGCCGCGCTCGTCGAGGATCTCCGCTGCGCGCCGGAACAGGATGTAGAGCTCCGACAGCGGCGTGCCGCCCATGCCGTTGACGAAGAGGAGCACGCTGTCGCCTGACGAGAACGGTAGGTCGGTGAGCACGGCCTCCATCATCCGGTCGACGAGACGGTCGGCGGGCTCGATCTTGATGCGCTCGCGTCCCGGCTCGCCGTGGATGCCGACGCCGAACTCGATCTCGTCCTCCGGCAGCACGAAGCCGGGCTGCCCGGCGTGCGGCACCGTGCCGTCGGTCAGCGCCAGACCGATCGAGCGGACGTTCGCGTTCACCCGCTCGGCGATCGCCGTGACCGCGTCGAGGTCGTCGCCGCGATCGGCGGCCGCGCCGGCGATCTTCTCGACGAGCACCGTTCCCGCCACGCCGCGCCTCCCGGCGGTGTACAGCGAGTCCTGGACGGCGACGTCGTCGTTCGTGACCACCGAGCGCACCGTGATGCCCTCGGCGCCTACCAGGTCGGCGGCCGTCTCGAAGTTCAAGACGTCGCCGGTGTAGTTCTTCACGATGTGCAGCACCCCGGCACCGCCGTCGGCCGCCTTGGTGGCCTCCACGATCGGCATCGGGGTCGGCGAGGTGAACACCTCGCCCGGGACCGCCGCGTCGAGCATCCCCTTGCCGACGAAACCGGCGTGCAGCGGCTCATGGCCGCTCCCCCCGCCGCTGACGAGGCCGACCTTGCCGCGGACCGGGCCATCGGCCCGGGAGACGAAGCGCGGATCCTGGGACACCGTGACGATGTCGGCGTGAGCTCGGCCGAAGCCCGCGAGGGACTCCGCCACGACGTCGGGAACGTCGTTGATGAGCTTCTTCATCGAAACCCTTCCTTCCACTTCTGTCAGTGCGTGGCCGCCACCCACTCGTCGAGCTTCGCGGCCGCAGCCCCGGAGTCGATCGCATCGGCGGCGACCGCCATGTGCGAGCGGAACCGATCCAGGATGGACACCTGGACCCTCGACGGGTCGGACGCGAGCTCGTACGAAACGAGCCCGGCCGCCGCGTTGAGCAACACGATGTCGCGCACGGGGCCCTCTTGGCCCGCGAGCACGGCACGCACGACTGCCGCGTTGTACGCGGCGTCCTTCCCGAGGAGATCGTCGATGCGTGCGCGGGGGATCCCCAGGTCGCGCGGGTCGATGTCGTGCTCGGTGACGAGGCCCCGTGAGACCTCCCAGACATGGCTGTGGCCGGTGGTCGACAGCTCGTCGAGCCCGTCGTCGCCCCGGAAGACGAGGGCGGTCGCCCCGCGCGTCTGGAACACGCCGACGATGAGCGGGATGCGGTCGAGGGTCGCTACCCCGACGGCCGACGCCTCCGGCCGCGCCGGGTTGCAGAGCGGCCCGAGATAGTTGAAGACGGTGGGCACCCCGAGCTGCGCGCGCACCGGGCCGGCGTTGCCGAACCCCGGATGGAACGCGCTTGCGAAGGCGAACGTGATCCCGGTCGACCGGAGCACCTCAGCCACACGCTCCGCGGGCAGAGTCAGGTCGATGCCGAGCGCCGCGAGCACGTCGGAGGAGCCCGACGACGAGCTCGCCGCGCGGTTGCCGTGCTTGATCACCGGCACCCCGGCCGACGCGGCCACGATGGAGGCGGTGGTCGACACGTTCACGGTGCCGAACCGGTCGCCGCCCGTGCCCACGATGTCGAGGGCCATCGGGTCCACGTCGAGCGGGACGGCGTGCTCCAGGATGGCGTCCCGGAAGCCGACGATCTCGTCGACGGTCTCGCCTTTCGCGCGCAGAGCGATGAGGAAGGCCGCCAGCTGGGCGTCGGTCGCCTCCCCCGTCATGACCTGGTCCATCGCCCAGGCGGCGTCCGCCACGCTCAGGTCGTCGCCGGCCAGCAGCGAGGTGAGCACGGCGGACCACGTGGGGGAATCGGTC is a window from the Leifsonia sp. AG29 genome containing:
- the dhaM gene encoding dihydroxyacetone kinase phosphoryl donor subunit DhaM; its protein translation is MTERVGIVFVSHSDQLAAGIVALAGQMASSVRLVAAGGTDDGGIGTSFAKVMAGLSEADAGAGVAVVSDLGSALLTAETVLDMLDDDQRARVRVLDVPFVEGGVAAAVAAESGASLDEVAAAAAGAIDAWVPAEGRPAAASGEGGGAPSAPPVAPAGSPSSGYEREVVVRNPEGLHARPAAEFVKLANSFPARVTVNGKDAKSLLGIMSLGLTAGSTARIASDDVAAGRSAVDALADLVETGFGEV
- the dhaL gene encoding dihydroxyacetone kinase subunit DhaL, producing MTLDTNWVVSWISAAADSIAEHRQELNTLDREIGDGDHGENMDRGLRAAVEALGKLPDGSTPNAVLRSVAMTLISTVGGASGPLYGTAFLKAAEPVGDAPAIDASTLVALLTAARDGIVSRGKAELGDKTMVDAWTPAVEAAAAAESAGAADAEVLAAAADAADRGAEATVPLVARKGRASYLGERSAGHLDPGARSTALLLRAAAGAAG
- the dhaK gene encoding dihydroxyacetone kinase subunit DhaK, producing the protein MKKLINDVPDVVAESLAGFGRAHADIVTVSQDPRFVSRADGPVRGKVGLVSGGGSGHEPLHAGFVGKGMLDAAVPGEVFTSPTPMPIVEATKAADGGAGVLHIVKNYTGDVLNFETAADLVGAEGITVRSVVTNDDVAVQDSLYTAGRRGVAGTVLVEKIAGAAADRGDDLDAVTAIAERVNANVRSIGLALTDGTVPHAGQPGFVLPEDEIEFGVGIHGEPGRERIKIEPADRLVDRMMEAVLTDLPFSSGDSVLLFVNGMGGTPLSELYILFRRAAEILDERGIALSRSLVGSYVTSLEMQGASISLLKLDDELTELWDAPVHTAALRWGI
- the trpD gene encoding anthranilate phosphoribosyltransferase — encoded protein: MTDSPTWSAVLTSLLAGDDLSVADAAWAMDQVMTGEATDAQLAAFLIALRAKGETVDEIVGFRDAILEHAVPLDVDPMALDIVGTGGDRFGTVNVSTTASIVAASAGVPVIKHGNRAASSSSGSSDVLAALGIDLTLPAERVAEVLRSTGITFAFASAFHPGFGNAGPVRAQLGVPTVFNYLGPLCNPARPEASAVGVATLDRIPLIVGVFQTRGATALVFRGDDGLDELSTTGHSHVWEVSRGLVTEHDIDPRDLGIPRARIDDLLGKDAAYNAAVVRAVLAGQEGPVRDIVLLNAAAGLVSYELASDPSRVQVSILDRFRSHMAVAADAIDSGAAAAKLDEWVAATH